One genomic segment of Marinitoga piezophila KA3 includes these proteins:
- a CDS encoding DUF3783 domain-containing protein — MYDEIKDTPTIILNGFSSEEINKIMKAIKNTEGLPRIIFATTTKVNVNWTIGDLIKELKNEDIEVKKALKKAMEDKNNKT, encoded by the coding sequence ATGTATGATGAAATAAAAGACACGCCAACTATAATATTAAATGGTTTTTCCAGCGAGGAAATAAATAAAATAATGAAAGCAATAAAAAACACTGAAGGATTACCAAGAATAATCTTTGCAACAACAACAAAGGTAAATGTTAACTGGACAATAGGTGATTTAATCAAAGAATTAAAAAACGAGGATATTGAAGTAAAAAAAGCCTTAAAAAAAGCTATGGAGGATAAAAATAATAAAACATGA
- a CDS encoding ABC transporter ATP-binding protein yields MIYDIDTPLITAKNFSLYMNNKEVLKAIDIELYPNDSVLIYGERNSGKSSLLRAFVHLNEELFENVYGKGEIKFGEKDVREQDKKYLRSNITYVEPQYLQNLNYITLKELLKLSLGVSPQNLSYEHISLLKRLDLVDKFLDLSNLKYYDNLSNWSSADKLSLLLFISLARNPNVFMFDSILDHIDDSLLKRIKDVINEIKQNRILIFATRNLFRYLDICNRVIILNNGKIVADTTPNELIINFEKNKFKNL; encoded by the coding sequence GTGATTTATGATATAGATACCCCATTAATAACCGCAAAAAACTTTTCATTATATATGAATAATAAAGAAGTGCTAAAAGCTATAGATATTGAATTATATCCAAATGATTCTGTTTTAATATATGGCGAGAGAAATTCTGGAAAATCCTCTCTTTTAAGAGCTTTTGTACATTTAAATGAGGAATTATTTGAAAACGTTTACGGAAAAGGTGAAATAAAATTTGGTGAAAAAGACGTTAGAGAACAGGATAAAAAATATTTAAGAAGTAATATTACATATGTTGAACCGCAATATTTACAAAATCTAAATTACATAACTTTAAAAGAACTCCTGAAGTTATCTTTAGGAGTAAGTCCACAAAATTTATCCTATGAACACATTTCTTTATTAAAAAGATTGGATCTTGTTGATAAATTCCTCGATTTAAGTAATTTAAAATATTATGATAATCTATCAAATTGGTCATCAGCGGATAAATTATCTTTGCTTTTATTTATCTCACTTGCAAGAAATCCAAATGTTTTCATGTTTGATTCAATTTTAGATCATATAGATGATTCGTTATTAAAACGTATAAAAGATGTGATTAATGAAATAAAACAAAATAGAATTCTAATATTTGCAACAAGAAATCTCTTTAGATATTTAGACATATGCAACAGAGTTATTATCTTAAATAATGGAAAAATAGTTGCAGATACCACCCCAAACGAATTAATAATAAACTTCGAAAAAAACAAATTCAAAAACTTGTAA
- a CDS encoding nicotinamide-nucleotide amidohydrolase family protein, with translation MGVIYIKIGFLSTGDELIEGDITNITVKELSQKLNQLGYNITYHINVADNIENIINGLKFLVQQKNNIIIITGGLGSTEDDLTREAVAKFLNKDLKYDEKLCTTIQERYKKAGKSINPLLKKQAYIIDNAKILPNELGSAPGQLIKEKDIYYIILPGPPKEAINIFNNHLINFFLQFKTTPRNFTKIQFHGITESNLMSILEKELKDIKYSTKLNLSIGPSVIIKEDNEAIIDKIHKNKKIKDYIIPENPALHLYNKLKELKQTISFAESCTGGLLSKIITDIPGSSMVFKGAIIAYSNEIKENILDINSLEKYGAVSKETVEQMAKNVSSKFNTDYAISISGIAGPGGGTPEKPVGTVWFGFYSKNKDLILSEKHFFSGDRETIREKAVYYSIIRFIKIFL, from the coding sequence ATGGGAGTGATATATATTAAAATAGGCTTTTTAAGTACAGGCGATGAACTAATAGAAGGTGATATTACCAATATTACCGTTAAAGAACTATCTCAAAAACTCAATCAGTTAGGATATAATATAACTTACCATATAAATGTTGCAGATAATATTGAAAATATTATAAATGGCCTTAAATTCCTTGTTCAACAAAAAAACAATATCATTATCATTACTGGTGGCTTAGGTTCCACTGAAGACGATTTAACCAGGGAAGCTGTTGCAAAATTTTTAAATAAAGATTTAAAATATGATGAAAAACTCTGTACAACAATTCAGGAAAGATATAAAAAAGCAGGGAAATCTATTAATCCTTTACTAAAAAAACAGGCCTATATAATTGATAATGCAAAAATTTTACCTAATGAATTAGGAAGTGCCCCAGGGCAATTGATTAAAGAAAAAGATATATATTATATAATATTACCAGGTCCTCCAAAAGAAGCTATTAATATATTTAACAATCATCTAATAAACTTTTTTTTACAATTTAAGACAACACCCAGAAATTTTACCAAAATCCAATTTCACGGAATTACCGAATCAAATTTAATGTCTATTCTCGAAAAAGAACTAAAAGATATAAAATATTCTACAAAACTAAATTTATCAATAGGACCTTCTGTTATAATAAAAGAAGATAATGAAGCGATTATAGATAAAATTCATAAAAACAAAAAAATTAAGGATTATATTATACCCGAAAATCCTGCTCTACATTTATATAATAAACTAAAAGAATTGAAACAGACTATATCTTTTGCTGAATCATGTACAGGTGGTCTTTTATCCAAAATAATTACCGATATTCCAGGATCATCTATGGTTTTTAAAGGTGCTATTATCGCATATTCAAATGAAATTAAAGAAAATATTCTTGATATAAATTCACTTGAAAAATATGGTGCTGTAAGTAAAGAAACAGTGGAACAAATGGCAAAAAATGTTAGCTCTAAATTTAACACCGATTACGCTATATCAATTAGCGGAATTGCAGGGCCAGGCGGCGGAACGCCAGAAAAGCCAGTAGGTACCGTGTGGTTTGGCTTTTATTCAAAGAATAAAGATCTGATCCTATCTGAAAAACATTTTTTCTCAGGAGATAGAGAAACTATCCGCGAAAAAGCTGTATACTACTCGATAATAAGATTTATTAAAATATTCCTTTAG
- a CDS encoding NAD(P)/FAD-dependent oxidoreductase, with amino-acid sequence MYDIAIIGAGVVGCAIARELSKYHLKILLLEKSDDVSNGASKANSGIIHGGYAAKHGTLKGKLCVEGNKLYEKLNDELNFGYKKTGALVLGFDENDEKNIQKLYENGLKNGVNDMKIIYTDEILSLEPNINGNAKIALLAEDVGITSPYEFTIALAENAIKNGVELKLENEVLDISESTDHFYIKTSKDSYKAKYIINAAGVYSDKIAYMVGILNFYIKPRKGQYILFHKGYGKIVNRVIFQTPTEKGKGILVTPTYHGNLLIGPNADENTDKDDTGTDIETLKYIIKTARKSVPEIDLRKVLTSFSGIRPTPSTGDFIIEETKERFINVAGIESPGLTSSPAIAKMVINILKNSGLKLLKKNDFDPYRPPIIIKKNLSYKEVNNMLNIDSPDQIICRCEMVSKKEIIDALTREIPIKTVDAVKRRTRATMGFCQGEFCTQRIKKIMAEVLKINEGKIEKNDKKSGFLPKKVNLKFFKELEI; translated from the coding sequence ATGTATGATATAGCCATTATTGGTGCAGGAGTAGTAGGTTGCGCTATTGCAAGAGAGTTATCAAAATACCACTTAAAAATCTTATTACTCGAAAAAAGCGACGATGTAAGCAATGGTGCTTCAAAAGCGAATAGCGGTATTATTCATGGAGGATATGCTGCAAAACACGGAACATTAAAAGGAAAATTATGCGTTGAAGGAAATAAATTATATGAAAAATTAAATGACGAATTAAATTTCGGTTATAAAAAAACTGGAGCTTTAGTATTAGGATTTGATGAAAACGATGAAAAAAATATTCAAAAATTATACGAAAATGGATTAAAAAACGGAGTTAATGACATGAAAATTATCTATACAGATGAAATTTTATCTTTAGAACCAAACATAAACGGAAATGCAAAAATCGCCTTATTAGCTGAAGATGTTGGTATAACCTCACCATATGAGTTTACAATAGCATTAGCTGAAAACGCAATAAAAAATGGTGTTGAATTAAAACTGGAAAACGAAGTTCTGGATATATCAGAAAGCACAGATCACTTTTACATAAAAACCTCTAAAGATTCTTATAAAGCAAAATATATTATAAATGCAGCAGGAGTGTATAGCGATAAAATCGCTTATATGGTTGGCATTCTAAATTTTTATATAAAACCTCGAAAAGGTCAATATATACTTTTTCATAAAGGATATGGAAAAATAGTAAATAGAGTTATTTTTCAAACCCCTACAGAAAAAGGAAAAGGAATTCTTGTTACACCAACATATCATGGAAATCTTCTAATTGGGCCAAATGCTGATGAAAATACCGATAAAGACGATACAGGTACAGATATTGAAACATTAAAATATATAATAAAAACCGCAAGAAAATCTGTTCCTGAAATAGATTTACGAAAAGTTTTAACTTCTTTTTCCGGAATAAGGCCTACACCTTCAACTGGAGACTTTATTATAGAAGAAACAAAAGAACGTTTTATAAACGTTGCTGGAATAGAATCACCTGGCTTGACATCCTCACCAGCTATTGCAAAAATGGTGATAAATATATTGAAAAATTCTGGTCTAAAATTATTAAAGAAAAATGATTTTGATCCATATAGACCTCCTATTATAATAAAAAAGAACCTTTCATATAAAGAAGTAAATAATATGCTTAATATTGATTCTCCTGATCAAATAATTTGTAGATGTGAAATGGTAAGCAAAAAAGAAATTATAGATGCATTAACACGGGAAATCCCTATAAAAACTGTCGATGCTGTTAAACGTCGAACAAGAGCAACTATGGGTTTTTGTCAGGGTGAATTTTGTACTCAAAGAATAAAGAAAATAATGGCAGAAGTTCTCAAAATCAACGAAGGCAAAATAGAAAAAAACGATAAAAAATCCGGATTTTTACCTAAAAAGGTAAACCTTAAATTTTTCAAAGAACTTGAAATTTAA
- the glgX gene encoding glycogen debranching protein GlgX, producing MKNNDFYYDNPDSSVKLKTSRGYPKPGATVDPGGVNFAIFSKNGESVTLELYQNFYDEKPSHIFILDPQKNKTGNTWHIYIHGIKHGQFYGWRIDGIYDPKNGKRFNKYKLLSDPYAKAISSSYNWDEESVYGYDRISPLLDLSFSTLDSAVSPTKSIVINDTKYNWDDDIRPNIPFKDLIIYEMNVRLFTMNPNSKVKNPGTFKGILEKLDHLKELGVNAIELMPVFEFNPDSIARTNPITGERLKDVWGYNPLAFFAVTGNYSTGIKIGEQVFEFKDFVKKLHKEGFEIILDVVYNHTGEGNEQGPTLSFRGIDNEIYYVLNKNNKRYYENYSGCGNTLNCNHPAVKNLIIDSLRYWVTEMHIDGFRFDLAAILGRDQNGNWIGDLSLLKDIAEDPIISGTKLIAEGWDAAGGYFLGAFPEGWAEWNGKFRDVVRKFVRGDEGQVGEIACRIAGSEDLYGNKSPVVSVNFITSHDGFTLWDLVSYNEKHNEENGENNRDGANDNYSYNYGVEGETDDINIINLRKKQIKNFFTILMLSQGTPMIYMGDEFCRTQYGNNNAYCQDTIKNWVDWSRKEKFNDIYRFLKLLITFRKKHHTLRREHFFTGRDYTGDGIPDITWHGVKLFNPDFSYFSRTLAFMISGSDYNDPDTPEDNDIYVAMNFYTDTLNFELPKLQNKQWYRIIDTNLNSPDDFLEIPEIYNEQFYPVSPKSIIVLISQKD from the coding sequence ATGAAAAACAATGATTTTTATTACGACAATCCAGATTCTTCTGTAAAATTAAAAACTTCAAGAGGATATCCAAAACCTGGTGCAACAGTTGATCCAGGAGGAGTTAATTTTGCTATTTTTTCAAAAAATGGAGAATCTGTAACTTTAGAATTATATCAAAATTTTTATGATGAAAAACCTTCTCACATCTTCATTCTTGATCCACAAAAAAACAAAACAGGAAATACATGGCATATTTATATACATGGAATAAAACATGGTCAATTCTATGGTTGGAGAATTGATGGCATATATGATCCTAAAAATGGAAAACGCTTCAATAAATATAAACTTTTATCTGATCCCTATGCAAAAGCCATTTCAAGTTCATATAACTGGGATGAAGAAAGTGTATACGGATACGATAGAATTTCTCCATTACTCGATCTTTCTTTTTCCACTTTAGATTCTGCTGTAAGTCCTACAAAATCAATTGTTATAAACGATACAAAATATAATTGGGATGATGATATACGCCCAAATATACCCTTTAAAGATTTAATAATATACGAAATGAACGTTAGATTATTTACAATGAATCCAAATTCAAAAGTTAAAAACCCAGGAACATTTAAAGGTATTCTTGAAAAATTAGATCATTTAAAAGAATTGGGAGTTAATGCTATTGAATTAATGCCTGTTTTTGAATTTAATCCAGATTCCATCGCCAGAACCAATCCAATAACTGGTGAAAGATTAAAAGATGTGTGGGGATATAATCCTCTTGCTTTTTTTGCAGTAACTGGAAATTATTCCACAGGAATAAAAATAGGAGAACAGGTTTTTGAATTCAAAGATTTTGTAAAAAAACTTCATAAAGAAGGCTTTGAAATTATTCTTGATGTTGTTTATAATCACACAGGAGAAGGAAATGAACAGGGACCAACTCTTTCATTTCGTGGAATTGATAATGAAATATATTATGTTCTAAATAAAAATAATAAAAGGTATTATGAAAATTATTCCGGTTGTGGAAACACATTAAATTGCAATCATCCAGCTGTAAAAAATCTAATTATAGATAGTTTAAGATATTGGGTTACAGAAATGCATATAGACGGATTTAGATTTGACCTGGCTGCAATATTGGGAAGAGACCAAAACGGCAATTGGATTGGTGATCTCTCATTATTAAAAGATATTGCAGAAGATCCGATTATTTCAGGAACAAAACTTATTGCAGAAGGCTGGGATGCCGCAGGAGGATACTTTTTAGGCGCATTTCCTGAGGGTTGGGCTGAATGGAATGGAAAATTCAGAGATGTAGTAAGAAAATTTGTGCGAGGTGATGAAGGCCAGGTCGGAGAAATAGCCTGTAGAATTGCAGGAAGTGAGGATTTATATGGAAACAAATCCCCTGTAGTAAGTGTTAATTTCATTACATCACATGACGGTTTTACATTATGGGATCTTGTTTCTTATAATGAAAAACACAATGAAGAAAATGGCGAAAATAACAGAGATGGAGCCAACGACAATTATAGTTATAATTATGGTGTAGAAGGCGAAACAGATGATATCAATATCATAAATTTACGAAAAAAGCAAATTAAAAATTTTTTCACCATATTAATGCTCTCTCAGGGAACACCTATGATATATATGGGTGATGAATTCTGTAGAACCCAATACGGAAATAATAATGCCTATTGTCAGGATACAATAAAAAACTGGGTTGATTGGAGTAGAAAAGAAAAATTTAATGATATATATCGATTTCTAAAATTATTAATAACTTTTAGAAAAAAACATCATACACTTAGAAGAGAACATTTCTTCACAGGTAGAGATTACACAGGTGATGGAATTCCAGATATAACATGGCATGGTGTAAAATTATTTAATCCTGACTTTTCATACTTTTCCAGAACTCTTGCTTTTATGATTAGCGGTTCTGATTATAATGATCCAGATACCCCTGAAGACAATGATATATATGTAGCCATGAATTTTTACACCGATACATTAAACTTTGAACTTCCAAAACTTCAAAATAAACAGTGGTATAGAATAATCGATACAAACCTGAATAGTCCTGATGACTTTTTAGAAATACCGGAAATTTACAACGAACAGTTTTATCCAGTTTCACCAAAAAGCATAATTGTATTAATTTCACAAAAAGATTAA